In Dasania marina DSM 21967, one genomic interval encodes:
- a CDS encoding tautomerase family protein: MPVITIQQIAGRTQQQKSEVMKKITEAFVDVYQVPAEGVMIIFQDLQDEDWGRNGVLHSEK; the protein is encoded by the coding sequence ATGCCTGTTATTACTATTCAACAAATCGCTGGTCGAACCCAGCAGCAAAAATCTGAAGTGATGAAGAAAATAACAGAGGCCTTTGTCGATGTTTATCAAGTACCTGCTGAGGGTGTAATGATCATTTTTCAAGATCTTCAAGATGAAGATTGGGGGAGAAATGGCGTTCTTCATAGTGAGAAGTAA
- a CDS encoding tetratricopeptide repeat-containing sulfotransferase family protein has product MQEAVENDPKKLSQVGWQLLKEGEINKALQLCEKLLNIAPNFDAAQYLTSKVVLKTGKAELALKHADLAIAISAKAEFFIQKAQCQWVMGQRDQVRKTVACAVSKAPTNSLILVAAGSLLTKCEDIQAALEVFLKARDLEPDNVSVLFNVATTLRYLGNVDEAEVIINHVIKLNPEDDNALLFRSDLRGQTAVDNHIDEIEKRINNGCNRSWNSEVNLYYALAKETENVGDYKKSFSALSTGSALRRKHLQYDITRDVSLLDDIRYHYHSYEQCSQAMSCDSSAPIFIVGMPRTGTTMIERILGCHSEVVAVGELDDFSREMINGIRTFAKGKPIRKELMVEASLNIDFKTVGEHYVNGANQVAGSSNRYFVDKLPFNFLYCGLINRALPNAKIIHMTRDPMDTCYAVYKTLFGQAYPFSYDLDELATYYIAYRKLMDHWHKVMPGKILNVCYEDVIDSPELEAKKMLEYCQLPWQPECLDFHRSTAASTTASAAQVRRPIYKTSVQKWRHFEEPLQPLQKRLQEAGLI; this is encoded by the coding sequence ATGCAAGAAGCTGTAGAGAATGACCCAAAAAAACTTTCCCAAGTTGGCTGGCAATTACTTAAAGAGGGAGAAATTAACAAGGCATTGCAGCTTTGTGAAAAGCTGTTGAATATAGCACCCAACTTTGATGCTGCGCAGTATTTGACCAGCAAGGTGGTGTTGAAAACAGGTAAGGCAGAGTTAGCCTTGAAACATGCAGATCTTGCTATTGCCATTAGTGCTAAAGCAGAGTTTTTTATTCAAAAAGCTCAATGCCAGTGGGTGATGGGGCAGCGGGATCAGGTTCGTAAAACCGTGGCCTGTGCGGTGTCAAAGGCGCCAACAAATAGTCTTATTTTAGTTGCTGCTGGGAGCTTATTAACTAAATGTGAAGATATACAAGCCGCATTAGAGGTGTTTCTAAAGGCAAGGGATCTAGAGCCTGATAATGTCAGTGTATTATTTAATGTAGCGACTACGCTACGCTATTTGGGTAATGTTGATGAGGCCGAGGTTATTATCAATCACGTAATTAAATTAAATCCTGAGGACGATAATGCATTACTATTTCGCTCGGACTTAAGGGGGCAAACTGCGGTTGATAATCATATTGATGAAATAGAGAAGAGAATTAATAATGGATGTAATCGATCGTGGAATAGCGAAGTAAATCTTTACTATGCCCTGGCTAAAGAAACAGAAAATGTTGGTGATTATAAAAAATCATTTTCTGCATTAAGTACTGGTTCTGCACTTCGTCGTAAACACTTACAATATGATATTACACGCGACGTTTCACTGTTAGATGATATTCGATATCACTATCATAGTTATGAGCAATGCAGTCAGGCTATGAGCTGTGACAGTAGTGCTCCCATTTTTATTGTTGGTATGCCTCGCACAGGAACAACAATGATTGAGCGTATTTTAGGTTGTCACTCTGAGGTTGTCGCGGTCGGTGAGTTAGATGATTTTTCCAGAGAGATGATTAACGGTATCAGGACTTTTGCCAAAGGCAAGCCCATAAGAAAAGAGCTTATGGTTGAAGCATCATTAAATATAGACTTTAAAACAGTGGGTGAGCACTATGTCAATGGTGCAAATCAGGTGGCCGGTAGTAGTAATCGTTACTTTGTCGATAAGCTACCCTTTAATTTCTTATATTGTGGTTTAATCAATAGAGCCTTGCCGAATGCAAAAATTATCCATATGACAAGAGATCCTATGGATACTTGTTATGCGGTTTATAAGACCTTATTCGGTCAAGCATATCCTTTTTCATATGACCTTGATGAATTAGCCACTTACTATATTGCCTATCGAAAACTGATGGATCATTGGCATAAGGTGATGCCAGGTAAGATTTTAAATGTTTGCTACGAAGATGTTATTGACTCTCCAGAGCTTGAAGCTAAAAAAATGCTGGAGTATTGTCAGTTACCTTGGCAGCCTGAGTGTTTAGATTTTCATCGTTCAACGGCAGCTTCTACAACGGCTAGTGCCGCGCAAGTACGTAGGCCAATTTATAAAACATCAGTGCAAAAGTGGCGTCACTTTGAAGAACCGTTGCAGCCATTACAGAAAAGGTTACAAGAAGCCGGTTTGATCTAG
- a CDS encoding TonB-dependent receptor has translation MKFKKKTLSTVIGTTALMSSIGASAAGPELEELIVTATQRDSSIYEIPYNISAVSGEAVEAAGVADLSDISRVAPGIAFMDQGPRVVGNNYIILRGLNANTQSGAADVPLISAPAVSVYMGSVPIFSNFSMTDLARVEILRGPQGTLYGSGSLGGTLRFIPNQPALTETSADLTAEISSVDEGDDLSYNVSGIFNLPVSDQLAFRVVAGYRELAGFVDSVGLIDPDSNGYPTDNGDGSYRVKSKQKDSNKSDNWYLRTSALYEASDTLSFLLSYQHEDVDTKGRQAHSYDIGVDSTDKYVQRLAYEEPMTSETDLLSLDVEVDFGFAVLSSSTSVATQKAEWTRDATGLYDNAFYWYKTYYYPFATNVSYGESEDEKIVQEFRLASTGGETLDWVVGAFYMDQDFTVDEAQFIPGLTEHIASDPYTYALVTPTTDLVYAAEREVDYKDMAVFGELTTHISDEWQVTGGARFFKQEFDQSFVFHAPFCPSLYYQPATGTCGSDADGISTSTFLDEDVSDHILKFNTSYDITYETKVYMTVAEGFRHGGANAVPTAGPWPEEIGLYDTFDADEALNKEIGIKGKLFDARHSYTVSIFHIDWDKPQFDTFTQDFHFSSVVNGPDAVSKGFELELKGLIGERLSYSFGYNYTRSEWAEDGFVGRSPLKKGGTLPGIPKHMATFSTDYYLPVSMGEVVFHLNGFYRSDADTAPNESWENFKEIDSFSMFDASIGLETETWGAKIFIDNLTNEEGTTGGQTAEGYGQYAYNFLSRPRSIGLRFNYKIQ, from the coding sequence ATGAAATTTAAGAAAAAAACCTTGTCTACCGTTATTGGTACAACAGCATTAATGTCATCGATAGGTGCCTCAGCAGCAGGTCCAGAGCTGGAAGAGCTCATAGTTACAGCAACTCAGCGCGATAGTAGTATTTATGAAATTCCTTACAATATCTCTGCGGTATCGGGTGAGGCAGTAGAGGCAGCGGGTGTAGCCGATTTATCCGATATTAGCCGTGTCGCCCCCGGCATTGCATTTATGGATCAAGGCCCTCGTGTTGTAGGTAATAATTATATTATTTTACGTGGTTTGAATGCTAATACCCAAAGTGGTGCAGCGGATGTGCCTCTGATTAGCGCGCCAGCAGTCTCTGTTTATATGGGCAGCGTGCCTATCTTTTCAAACTTTAGCATGACTGATTTAGCTCGAGTTGAGATTTTACGTGGTCCTCAAGGCACTTTGTATGGTTCCGGGTCATTGGGTGGCACATTACGGTTTATACCCAATCAACCTGCACTAACGGAAACTTCAGCAGATTTAACCGCTGAGATTTCAAGCGTAGATGAAGGTGATGATTTAAGTTACAACGTTAGTGGCATCTTTAATTTACCTGTTAGTGACCAATTAGCCTTTCGAGTTGTTGCCGGTTATCGGGAATTAGCCGGTTTTGTAGATAGTGTTGGCTTGATTGATCCGGATAGTAATGGTTATCCAACCGATAATGGTGATGGTAGCTACCGTGTTAAGTCCAAGCAGAAAGACAGTAACAAAAGCGATAATTGGTATTTACGCACCAGTGCTTTATATGAAGCAAGCGATACATTAAGTTTCTTGCTTAGTTATCAACATGAAGATGTCGACACAAAAGGTCGCCAAGCCCATAGCTATGATATTGGTGTTGACAGTACTGACAAATATGTACAACGCCTAGCATATGAAGAGCCGATGACATCTGAAACTGATTTGTTGAGTTTGGATGTTGAAGTTGATTTCGGTTTTGCAGTTTTATCTTCCTCTACATCAGTAGCTACACAGAAAGCCGAATGGACTCGTGATGCAACAGGTTTATACGACAATGCATTTTATTGGTATAAAACGTATTATTATCCCTTTGCGACAAATGTTAGTTATGGCGAATCTGAAGATGAAAAAATCGTACAAGAGTTTCGTTTAGCCTCTACAGGAGGTGAGACTCTAGATTGGGTTGTCGGTGCTTTTTATATGGATCAGGATTTCACTGTTGACGAGGCACAGTTTATTCCCGGTTTAACGGAGCATATTGCCAGCGACCCCTATACCTATGCCTTAGTTACCCCAACCACTGATTTGGTTTATGCTGCTGAGCGCGAAGTTGATTATAAAGATATGGCTGTATTTGGTGAATTAACTACTCATATCAGCGATGAGTGGCAGGTGACGGGTGGCGCACGTTTCTTTAAGCAGGAATTTGATCAAAGTTTTGTTTTCCATGCACCTTTTTGTCCATCACTTTACTATCAGCCTGCCACAGGAACTTGTGGTAGTGATGCTGATGGTATTTCAACATCGACCTTTTTAGATGAGGATGTCTCTGATCATATCCTTAAATTTAATACGTCCTACGACATCACTTACGAAACCAAGGTCTACATGACTGTTGCTGAAGGTTTTCGGCACGGCGGAGCCAATGCCGTGCCTACTGCTGGGCCTTGGCCCGAAGAGATAGGGCTCTATGATACCTTTGATGCAGATGAGGCCTTAAACAAAGAGATTGGTATAAAGGGAAAGCTTTTTGATGCACGCCATAGCTATACCGTGTCTATATTCCATATTGATTGGGATAAGCCGCAGTTCGATACATTTACTCAGGATTTCCATTTTTCGTCTGTAGTCAATGGGCCGGATGCTGTTTCTAAGGGGTTTGAGTTAGAGTTAAAGGGTCTCATTGGTGAGCGGTTATCCTATAGCTTCGGTTATAACTATACTCGCTCAGAGTGGGCTGAGGATGGATTTGTTGGTAGGTCTCCGCTGAAAAAAGGAGGGACTTTACCTGGAATCCCTAAACATATGGCAACTTTTTCTACAGACTATTATTTGCCTGTGTCAATGGGTGAAGTGGTTTTTCACTTAAACGGATTTTACCGAAGTGATGCAGATACAGCGCCAAATGAATCATGGGAAAATTTCAAAGAAATTGATAGCTTTTCAATGTTTGATGCTTCTATTGGCTTGGAAACAGAAACCTGGGGGGCGAAAATATTTATTGATAATCTAACTAATGAAGAAGGAACTACCGGAGGGCAAACGGCTGAAGGTTATGGACAGTATGCTTATAACTTTCTATCTAGACCACGTAGTATCGGTCTACGATTCAATTATAAAATTCAGTAA
- a CDS encoding acyl-CoA dehydrogenase family protein — protein sequence MSFQLTEEQRMFQDSLRVFIEKEIFPYEAEADRTGIVPVELCEQIKQRAIEMGFYAVNLPESVGGAGLDYTTLGLMERELGKASYGLGGNIARPTELLMACEGEQIEQYLKQCVTGEKHECFALTEPGAGSDIMAMTTRAVADGDDYLITGNKHFISSPCLPDFAILFAVTGTDETPRGPRKRITAFLVDRDEKGFEMNLGPLCAAQRAYRTYELNFDECRVNKRQILGEEGKGLELADKWLGMGRVWVGAQSCGKAERLFELAKDWAATRKQFGKPIGSFQGTSFKLADMVTELQAADLLVMNACQKADLGIMQPEDAAMAKLFASEMVGRVADNTVQIFGGTGLMEEMPVERLWRDARIERIWDGTSEIQRHIIARSILRPLGA from the coding sequence ATGAGTTTTCAGTTGACTGAAGAGCAGAGAATGTTTCAAGACTCTTTAAGAGTTTTTATTGAAAAAGAGATATTTCCTTATGAGGCTGAGGCCGACCGCACGGGGATAGTGCCTGTTGAGCTTTGTGAGCAAATTAAGCAGCGAGCAATTGAAATGGGCTTTTATGCGGTTAACTTACCGGAGTCTGTTGGTGGTGCCGGGCTAGATTACACGACTCTGGGGTTAATGGAGCGTGAACTGGGGAAGGCAAGTTATGGCTTGGGTGGTAATATTGCCAGGCCTACAGAGCTTCTGATGGCCTGTGAAGGTGAGCAGATAGAACAGTACCTAAAGCAGTGTGTGACGGGTGAGAAGCATGAGTGTTTCGCCTTAACAGAGCCAGGTGCTGGTTCAGATATTATGGCTATGACAACGAGAGCTGTAGCTGATGGTGATGATTATCTTATCACCGGTAATAAGCATTTTATCAGCAGCCCTTGTTTGCCAGATTTCGCCATTTTATTTGCGGTAACCGGCACGGATGAGACGCCGCGCGGTCCTCGTAAGCGTATAACTGCATTTTTAGTAGATCGTGATGAGAAAGGTTTTGAAATGAACTTAGGGCCGCTGTGTGCTGCCCAGCGTGCTTATCGAACCTACGAGCTTAATTTTGATGAATGTCGGGTTAACAAACGGCAAATACTAGGTGAAGAAGGTAAAGGACTTGAACTTGCCGATAAATGGTTAGGGATGGGGCGTGTGTGGGTGGGGGCGCAAAGTTGCGGCAAAGCTGAGCGACTTTTTGAATTGGCTAAAGATTGGGCTGCTACTAGGAAACAATTTGGCAAGCCGATCGGATCCTTTCAGGGAACCTCTTTTAAGCTTGCAGATATGGTCACAGAATTACAAGCGGCGGATTTGCTGGTGATGAACGCCTGCCAAAAAGCTGACTTGGGAATTATGCAGCCAGAAGATGCCGCAATGGCCAAACTGTTTGCCTCAGAAATGGTGGGTAGGGTTGCAGATAATACTGTGCAGATTTTTGGTGGCACGGGCTTAATGGAAGAGATGCCAGTCGAACGTTTATGGCGTGATGCCCGGATTGAAAGAATTTGGGATGGTACCTCTGAGATACAGCGACATATTATTGCAAGGTCTATATTGCGACCATTAGGTGCTTAA
- a CDS encoding electron transfer flavoprotein subunit beta/FixA family protein → MKILVTVKRVIDHNVKIKIKTDKSDVDLSNTKMAINPFCEIAIEEAIRIKEKAEKEGITSEVIAVSVGTSLSQSELRTALALGVDRAILIETASNVESLNVAKILSKVVENEQPDLVILGKQAIDTDNNQTGQMLAALTGMPQGTFASAISINNSKISVTREIDGGMQTLELNLPAIVTTDLRLNEPRYASLPNIMKAKRKPLLIKTPQDYGVIIKQHCKLLGVDSPAKRQTGIMVESVSELVNQLKNEAKVI, encoded by the coding sequence ATGAAAATATTAGTAACTGTTAAACGGGTTATTGATCACAACGTAAAAATAAAAATAAAAACAGACAAAAGTGACGTTGATCTTAGCAACACAAAAATGGCTATTAATCCATTTTGCGAAATAGCGATAGAAGAAGCTATACGCATTAAAGAAAAAGCAGAAAAAGAAGGTATTACAAGTGAGGTTATCGCTGTATCCGTCGGCACGAGCCTCTCACAGAGTGAATTGCGAACAGCGCTTGCACTAGGCGTTGACCGGGCAATATTGATAGAAACTGCAAGTAATGTTGAGTCACTGAACGTTGCAAAGATTTTATCTAAAGTTGTTGAAAATGAACAACCTGATCTAGTTATCCTCGGCAAACAAGCCATAGATACCGACAATAATCAAACAGGTCAAATGCTCGCGGCTCTTACCGGCATGCCCCAAGGTACATTTGCATCAGCCATTAGCATTAATAACTCAAAAATATCAGTAACACGTGAAATAGACGGCGGCATGCAAACCCTTGAGCTCAACTTACCCGCGATAGTGACAACTGATTTACGGCTTAACGAGCCTCGCTATGCATCTCTACCCAACATCATGAAAGCAAAACGCAAGCCTTTACTTATCAAAACACCACAGGACTACGGCGTTATTATTAAACAACATTGTAAATTATTAGGTGTCGATTCACCCGCAAAACGCCAAACAGGGATTATGGTAGAAAGCGTTTCTGAACTTGTCAATCAACTTAAAAACGAGGCGAAAGTAATATAA
- a CDS encoding electron transfer flavoprotein subunit alpha/FixB family protein — protein sequence MAILIIAEHNSHVLNDATLQAINAASQIDTELHLLVAGKNCRDIANTASKIPALHSVLLADNPAYEHQLAENMAALISALAVSYSHIMAAATSDSKNVMPRVAALLDVAQISDIIQIDSPSIFLRPIYAGNAIATIESLDPIKVITVRATNFEATVATGGDAKLVELAEVYDMGISRYISEDLTVSERPDLTAAKTVISGGRGIGSAENFAILDGVATKLDAAIGASRAAVDAGFASNDQQVGQTGKIVAPELYIAVGISGAIQHLAGMKDSKVIVAINKDPEAPIFQIADYGLAADLFQAIPELEQAL from the coding sequence ATGGCTATTCTTATTATTGCAGAACACAACTCACATGTATTAAATGATGCCACCTTACAGGCCATTAACGCCGCCTCTCAAATAGACACTGAGTTACATTTATTAGTGGCAGGAAAAAACTGCCGGGACATTGCTAACACTGCCAGTAAAATACCCGCCTTGCATTCAGTATTATTGGCGGATAACCCAGCCTATGAGCATCAACTAGCAGAAAATATGGCTGCCTTAATCAGCGCGCTAGCTGTTTCATACAGCCATATTATGGCCGCAGCTACCAGTGACTCAAAAAACGTTATGCCTAGGGTAGCGGCCCTATTAGATGTGGCACAAATATCAGATATCATACAAATTGATAGCCCAAGCATTTTTTTACGGCCTATTTATGCAGGCAACGCCATTGCGACGATTGAATCGCTAGACCCCATTAAAGTAATAACCGTACGAGCCACCAATTTTGAGGCTACAGTTGCTACCGGCGGTGACGCTAAACTGGTTGAACTTGCTGAAGTCTATGATATGGGGATATCCCGCTATATCAGCGAGGATCTCACGGTTTCAGAGCGGCCGGATTTAACCGCCGCTAAAACGGTCATATCTGGTGGTCGAGGCATTGGCAGCGCAGAAAACTTTGCTATCCTTGATGGCGTGGCAACAAAACTAGACGCCGCAATAGGAGCCTCCCGTGCCGCAGTCGATGCAGGTTTTGCGTCCAACGACCAACAGGTTGGCCAAACGGGTAAAATTGTCGCTCCCGAACTTTACATTGCTGTAGGTATCTCAGGTGCCATTCAGCATTTGGCAGGCATGAAGGATTCAAAAGTGATAGTCGCTATCAACAAAGACCCCGAGGCCCCTATATTTCAAATTGCCGATTACGGTTTGGCCGCTGATTTATTTCAAGCGATACCAGAGCTAGAGCAAGCGTTGTAG
- a CDS encoding aromatic amino acid transaminase, whose translation MFDSLSPLPQDPILGLLAAFREDTNPSKVDLGVGVYKNEAGQTPIMASVKRAEALYIAQEDSKAYVGPAGDPAFNQGMEQLLYGAGHKALLENRVRTVQTPGGCGALRLAGEFIHRCNDAATLWVSDPTWANHIPLFSNAGLTIKTYPYYDAETKGIRFDAMMACLQKLGPNDVVLLHGCCHNPTGADLNNEQWLAIADLAEAKGFLPLVDIAYQGFGSGLDDDAFGVRLLADRLPELIVAASCSKNFGVYRERVGALSLVSSTPTQADTSLSQVLNLSRGNYSMPPSHGAAVVGTIFQNEALTAEWKSELTAMRERMNSLRVLLVDQLTAKGAGSRFDHIAAQNGMFSFLGLSVEQVQRLGKEYSVYLVNSSRINVAGISEANIAYLSNSIVSVL comes from the coding sequence ATGTTTGACTCGTTGTCCCCTTTGCCACAGGACCCTATTTTGGGGCTGTTGGCTGCTTTCCGTGAGGATACTAACCCCAGCAAGGTCGATTTGGGCGTTGGTGTCTATAAAAATGAAGCCGGACAAACGCCAATTATGGCAAGCGTTAAGCGCGCCGAAGCACTTTATATTGCTCAAGAAGATAGCAAAGCCTATGTCGGCCCAGCCGGTGACCCCGCATTTAATCAAGGGATGGAGCAGTTACTTTATGGTGCTGGCCATAAGGCGCTACTTGAAAATCGCGTACGCACGGTGCAAACCCCCGGTGGCTGTGGCGCATTGCGTTTAGCGGGCGAGTTTATTCATCGCTGTAACGACGCTGCCACTCTTTGGGTTAGTGACCCAACCTGGGCCAATCATATTCCCTTGTTTAGCAATGCCGGTTTAACGATCAAAACATACCCTTACTATGATGCAGAAACCAAAGGCATACGTTTTGATGCGATGATGGCATGTTTGCAAAAGCTTGGGCCTAATGATGTGGTCTTATTACACGGCTGTTGCCATAACCCCACCGGAGCTGATTTGAATAATGAGCAATGGTTAGCTATTGCCGACTTGGCTGAGGCTAAAGGTTTTTTACCGTTAGTGGATATTGCCTATCAAGGTTTTGGTAGCGGTTTAGATGATGATGCCTTTGGCGTGCGGTTATTGGCTGATCGATTGCCCGAACTTATTGTTGCGGCCTCATGTTCAAAAAACTTTGGTGTTTATCGTGAGCGAGTAGGGGCCTTGAGTCTTGTCTCTTCAACTCCTACGCAAGCCGATACCTCCCTATCACAAGTTCTCAATCTTTCTCGTGGTAATTACTCCATGCCACCTTCACATGGTGCTGCGGTTGTAGGTACTATTTTTCAAAATGAAGCATTAACCGCTGAATGGAAAAGCGAATTGACTGCAATGCGTGAGCGTATGAATAGCTTGCGTGTATTGTTAGTTGATCAACTTACCGCTAAGGGTGCCGGGTCACGTTTCGATCATATTGCTGCGCAAAATGGCATGTTCTCCTTCTTGGGTTTATCCGTTGAGCAGGTTCAGCGACTCGGCAAGGAATACTCTGTTTACCTTGTTAATTCGAGCCGCATAAATGTGGCGGGCATTAGCGAAGCGAACATAGCTTATTTATCGAACTCTATTGTTTCGGTTTTATAA
- a CDS encoding HpcH/HpaI aldolase/citrate lyase family protein produces MNTQLPLWRSSLFVPANVERFIAKAHLRQADAIILDLEDSVPLSQKSNARDNVGAAAVRVASNGADVIVRINQPWRLAVRDLEAVIGEHVKAICVPKVSCAAHMQFIAEVITELEVERKLPIGHTKLIALIESAAALKHLDAIASSSLRMQGMILGPEDFTASVGMETDREGLLFPNQQIVFAARQAGILPLGFVGSIGDFRDPEAFREMIKFSRRLGLRGGFCIHPDQVTIMNEEFGPSTEELDNARDLLKVFEISLREGRGSAEFKGKMIDEPVVARAREIIAMAEEIVAKEKFLVSSFK; encoded by the coding sequence ATGAATACACAATTGCCGCTATGGCGATCATCACTTTTTGTACCCGCTAATGTTGAGCGTTTTATAGCCAAGGCGCATTTGCGTCAAGCTGATGCCATTATTCTCGACCTTGAGGATAGTGTTCCTCTGTCGCAAAAATCGAATGCTAGAGACAATGTAGGTGCAGCTGCAGTAAGAGTCGCTAGTAATGGGGCAGATGTAATTGTTCGAATTAATCAACCCTGGCGTTTAGCCGTTCGTGATTTAGAAGCAGTGATCGGCGAGCATGTGAAAGCGATCTGTGTTCCAAAGGTAAGTTGTGCGGCTCATATGCAATTTATTGCTGAAGTGATTACCGAGCTTGAAGTAGAGCGAAAGTTACCGATAGGCCACACAAAATTAATTGCATTGATCGAATCTGCGGCTGCTTTGAAACACTTGGATGCCATCGCCAGTAGTAGCCTGCGGATGCAGGGAATGATTCTTGGGCCAGAAGATTTTACCGCATCCGTCGGTATGGAAACGGATAGAGAAGGCTTACTATTTCCCAATCAGCAAATTGTTTTTGCGGCCAGGCAGGCGGGAATATTGCCTTTGGGCTTTGTGGGGTCTATCGGTGATTTTCGAGATCCTGAGGCGTTTAGGGAAATGATTAAATTTTCTCGGCGTTTAGGGTTGAGGGGGGGATTTTGTATTCATCCCGATCAAGTCACTATTATGAATGAAGAATTTGGCCCCAGTACAGAGGAGCTTGATAATGCCCGCGACTTACTCAAGGTGTTTGAGATAAGTTTACGTGAGGGCAGAGGCTCTGCCGAGTTTAAAGGCAAAATGATTGATGAGCCGGTAGTGGCTAGGGCTAGGGAGATCATTGCAATGGCAGAAGAGATAGTTGCTAAAGAGAAGTTTCTAGTCTCTAGTTTTAAGTGA
- a CDS encoding FAS1-like dehydratase domain-containing protein, translated as MESKKVEVSAENLASSIGRQEICFDDITPTQARGLAAILDWKDTQQISGDILPAPWHWLYFLPTPKSSEIDIDGHPKRGGFLPLISLPRRMWAGSRINFIAPICIGDSTRRLSTIKDIKIKNGKSGQLVIVTVLHEIYVINNKDNAEANSECLAISEEQDIVYRDAAPSAAANASPSPKPAPVPAKPQWSDTINVDAVMLFRYSALTFNGHRIHYDYKYAVEEEGYGGLVVHGPLTATLLLDLLRKKLPNESVKTFSFRGIRPITDTGPLKIEGRQEGRVVLLWALDCSGALAMDAQATLI; from the coding sequence TTGGAAAGTAAAAAAGTTGAAGTTAGTGCCGAGAACTTGGCGTCATCAATTGGTCGGCAAGAGATTTGTTTTGATGATATTACCCCTACGCAGGCGCGTGGCTTAGCCGCTATTCTTGATTGGAAAGATACGCAGCAGATTAGCGGGGATATTCTGCCTGCGCCTTGGCATTGGCTTTATTTTTTACCCACACCAAAATCATCTGAGATTGATATCGATGGCCACCCTAAAAGAGGTGGATTCTTACCCTTAATTTCGTTACCTAGGCGAATGTGGGCGGGCAGTCGTATTAACTTTATAGCGCCTATATGTATTGGTGATAGTACGCGACGTTTATCTACCATAAAAGATATTAAAATAAAAAATGGAAAGTCCGGTCAATTGGTTATTGTGACCGTTCTTCATGAGATTTATGTTATCAATAATAAAGATAACGCCGAAGCCAATTCAGAGTGTCTCGCTATTAGCGAAGAGCAAGATATTGTTTATCGTGATGCAGCCCCATCCGCAGCTGCAAATGCTTCACCGTCGCCAAAACCTGCCCCTGTGCCTGCCAAGCCACAATGGTCAGATACTATTAACGTCGATGCGGTAATGTTATTTCGTTATTCGGCATTAACCTTCAATGGTCATCGTATTCACTATGATTATAAATATGCTGTTGAGGAGGAAGGGTATGGCGGCTTAGTGGTGCATGGGCCATTAACAGCGACATTGTTATTGGACTTACTGCGCAAAAAATTACCTAACGAAAGCGTAAAAACCTTTTCCTTTCGCGGTATCCGTCCCATAACAGATACCGGCCCCTTGAAAATAGAGGGGCGCCAAGAGGGTAGAGTTGTTCTTCTTTGGGCTCTGGATTGTTCGGGCGCTCTTGCCATGGATGCTCAAGCCACCCTGATTTAA